A single Ammospiza caudacuta isolate bAmmCau1 chromosome 6, bAmmCau1.pri, whole genome shotgun sequence DNA region contains:
- the INS gene encoding LOW QUALITY PROTEIN: insulin (The sequence of the model RefSeq protein was modified relative to this genomic sequence to represent the inferred CDS: inserted 2 bases in 1 codon), translating to MGTLLPTXSSSLRVNFSPPLAASSWVSLRQPSMALWIRSLPLLALLALSGPGSSHAAVNQHLCGSHLVEALYLVCGERGFFYQPKARRDAEQPLVSGPLHGELGELPFQQEEFEKVKRGIVEQCCHNTCSLYQLENYCN from the exons ATGGGGACATTACTACCAAC ATCTTCATCCCTCAGAGTGAACTTCTCTCCACCTCTTGCTGCATCCTCTTGGGTAA gcctcaggcagcccagcatGGCTCTGTGGATCCGATCTCTgcccctgctggccctgctggccctctCAGGCCCCGGGAGCAGCCACGCCGCTGTCAACCAGCACCTCTGCGGCTCCCACCTGGTGGAAGCCCTGTACCTGGTCTGTGGCGAGAGGGGCTTCTTCTACCAGCCCAAAGCCCGGCGGGATGCTGAGCAGCCTCTAG TGAGCGGTCCCTTGCACGGcgagctgggagagctgccctTCCAGCAGGAGGAGTTTGAGAAAGTGAAGAGAGGGATTGTTGAGCAATGCTGCCACAACACCTGCTCCCTCTACCAGCTGGAAAACTACTGCAACTAG